A genomic window from Pyricularia oryzae 70-15 chromosome 7, whole genome shotgun sequence includes:
- a CDS encoding pre-rRNA-processing protein IPI1 — protein sequence MGSSVRKKKEKKKDFQKTKLKVGKAKEKPASFTDTSFKSRAIVVAQSSLTVEGPNPVEQFKHYLSLASTSRSENQRRDALAFLTTQLSHQPPNNPVGTPAILAKLLPLISDSNSGVRTQLYKLLQAFPSADIQPQVERISMYVRAGMTHLSADIRDDTLSIMEWLLEVAGSEVVSCAGGWMKTLNVFAAMLGWSSIVAANAAAAAGSAPRNKGWTSAPKSTFGAAKGGASYARQLLALAKFLEIGFRPEATGSGGQRTLWNSLYRLPRTSNPFGYLNLFGAPRDEDSEIYADREDRQRVFSRKWHAVITKGLEEAKKEGGAVGRAGAVLNQTLKDGLADYDDHVL from the exons ATGGGGTCGAGTGTTCGGAaaaagaaggagaaaaagaaggactTTCAG AAAACCAAACTGAAAGTCGGCAAGGCAAAGGAGAAACCCGCCAGCTTCACAGACACAAGCTTCAAGTCAAGAG CCATCGTTGTTGCTCAATCATCTTTGACGGTTGAGGGACCAAATCCAGTCGAGCAGTTCAAACACTACTTGTCACTTGCATCTACTTCTCGCTCAGAGAATCAACGCAGAGATGCCCTAGCTTTTCTAACCACCCAATTGTCTCACCAACCACCCAACAATCCAGTTGGTACGCCAGCAATACTGGCCAAGCTGCTTCCCCTGATATCAGACTCCAACTCAGGAGTCCGCACCCAATTGTACAAGCTGCTGCAGGCTTTCCCATCTGCAGATATACAGCCTCAGGTGGAAAGGATCTCAATGTATGTTCGGGCCGGCATGACACACCTGTCGGCCGATATCAGAGATGATACGTTGAGTATAATGGAGTGGCTGCTCGAGGTTGCTGGCAGTGAGGTTGTCTCCTGCGCCGGTGGATGGATGAAGACGCTGAACGTCTTTGCCGCTATGCTCGGCTGGAGCAGCATCGTGGCCGCaaatgctgctgctgctgctggatccGCACCCCGCAACAAGGGTTGGACATCTGCGCCCAAGAGCACGTTCGGTGCAGCCAAGGGAGGCGCTTCATACGCAAGACAGCTTCTTGCTCTCGCAAAGTTTCTTGAGATAGGATTCCGGCCAGAGGCTACAGGGTCGGGTGGACAAAGAACCCTCTGGAACAGCCTCTATCGTCTTCCGCGGACCTCGAATCCTTTTGGGTATCTCAACCTCTTTGGGGCACCAAGGGACGAAGACAGTGAGATATATGCTGATCGTGAGGACCGGCAACGGGTCTTTTCGAGGAAATGGCACGCGGTCATTACCAAGGGCCTGgaagaggccaagaaggaagGGGGTGCGGTTGGTCGTGCGGGCGCTGTGTTAAATCAGACACTAAAAGATGGACTAGCAGATTACGATGACCATGTATTATGA